A DNA window from Candidatus Aegiribacteria sp. contains the following coding sequences:
- the rpmE gene encoding 50S ribosomal protein L31, whose product MRKDIHPEYREVVFTCTCGNKIKTRSTGKDKKFDVCSNCHPFYTGKQKLVDSAGRVDKYLKRYGKKTADSGN is encoded by the coding sequence TTGAGAAAAGATATTCATCCTGAATACAGAGAAGTCGTATTCACCTGTACATGTGGGAACAAGATAAAAACACGTTCTACAGGAAAAGACAAGAAATTTGACGTATGCTCTAATTGTCACCCGTTCTACACTGGAAAACAGAAACTTGTTGATTCAGCCGGAAGAGTTGACAAGTATCTGAAGAGGTATGGCAAGAAGACAGCAGACAGCGGTAACTAG